One window of the Zea mays cultivar B73 chromosome 3, Zm-B73-REFERENCE-NAM-5.0, whole genome shotgun sequence genome contains the following:
- the LOC100274565 gene encoding Metacaspase-5 yields the protein MRRCLVDRFGFDEADIRVLTDADRSAPQPTGANIRRALARLVGDARPGDFLFFHYSGHGTRLPAETGQHDDTGYDECIVPCDMNLITDQDFRELVQKVPEGCLFTIVSDSCHSGGLLDSAKEQIGNSTKQNKTQSREPDEPRHSGSGSGFRSFLKETVRDVFESEGIHIPHSRRHGDDDQDDGYAQPTGNGRTKNRSLPLSTLIEMLKEQTGKDDIDVGSIRMTLFNIFGDDASPKIKKFMKVMLGKFHQGQSGEQGSGGGGVFGMVGALAQEFLKAKLEGKEEEAFKPALEQEVHSVDEVYAGSKAWAPNNGILISGCQTNQTSADATTPQGVSFGALSNAIQTILADKHGKVTNKDLVMKARELLSKQGYTQQPGLYCSDEHVHVAFIC from the exons ATGCGCCGCTGCCTTGTCGACCGCTTCGGCTTCGACGAGGCCGACATCCGGGTCCTCACCGACGCCGACCGATCCGCGCCGCAGCCCACGGGGGCTAACATccgccgcgccctcgcccgcCTCGTCGGGGATGCCCGCCCCGGGGACTTCCTCTTCTTCCACTACAGCGGCCACGGCACGCGCCTGCCAGCCGAGACGGGGCAGCACGACGACACCGGCTACGACGAGTGCATCGTGCCCTGCGACATGAACCTCATCACAG ATCAGGATTTCAGGGAACTCGTGCAGAAGGTCCCTGAAGGTTGCCTATTCACCATCGTCTCTGACTCATGCCATAGTGGTGGCCTGCTGGACAGTGCTAAGGAGCAGATAGGTAATAGCACCAAGCAGAATAAGACCCAGTCCCGTGAACCTGATGAGCCTCGTCATTCTGGTTCTGGCAGCGGCTTCCGGTCATTTCTCAAAGAGACTGTCCGCGATGTGTTCGAGTCTGAGGGGATTCACATCCCTCATAGTCGTCGCCATGGGGATGATGACCAGGACGACGGTTACGCACAGCCAACTGGAAATGGCCGCACCAAAAACCGCTCCCTGCCACTCTCGACCCTGATAGAGATGCTCAAGGAACAAACTGGAAAGGATGACATTGATGTGGGTTCTATCCGGATGACGCTGTTCAACATCTTTGGTGATGATGCCAGCCCAAAGATTAAGAAGTTCATGAAGGTCATGCTCGGAAAGTTCCACCAGGGCCAGTCAGGTGAGCAaggcagtggtggtggtggtgtctttgGCATGGTTGGTGCCCTTGCTCAGGAGTTCTTGAAGGCTAAGCTTGAAGGGAAGGAGGAAGAGGCTTTCAAACCTGCATTAGAGCAAGAGGTTCACAGTGTTGACGAGGTGTACGCCGGGAGTAAGGCCTGGGCACCAAACAATGGCATTCTGATCAGTGGGTGCCAGACTAACCAAACATCAGCGGATGCAACTACACCGCAGGGTGTCTCCTTTGGTGCTCTGAGCAATGCTATCCAAACCATTCTTGCAGACAAGCACGGGAAGGTGACGAATAAGGATCTCGTGATGAAAGCACGTGAGCTGCTGTCCAAGCAAGGGTACACTCAACAGCCTGGACTATACTGCAGCGATGAGCATGTTCATGTCGCTTTCATATGCTAA
- the LOC100191724 gene encoding uncharacterized protein LOC100191724, producing the protein MCNSNVKSAGVAQIDGRPVLQPAGNRVAAPDAARPLKKSLHKSFSMPPSYDNNATVPARPAPAENTRAAPAPPSLLPPTTPAPAPAAARATKAAGAVPAEKPRSKARKPGAVLPVATFAAPEAFEPAGSIAAARREHAAQAQAQRKSRIAHYGRTASFSRVEGRVGATATAEPAVPASPTTGLDEKRCSFITPYSDPLYVAYHDEEWGVPVHDDELLFEMLTLSGVQVGADWTSILKKRHVYREAFSGFDVDAVAKYTEKQMASLSADYGLDLGTVRGTVNNACRILEVRRDFCSLDKYVWAFVNNKPLSPSYKYSRKIPVKTSKSESISKDMVRRGFRFVGPTVIHSFMEAVGLTNDHLVSCPRHRVCSAAARVNN; encoded by the exons ATGTGCAACTCCAACGTCAAGTCCGCGGGCGTCGCCCAGATCGACGGCCGCCCGGTGCTGCAGCCGGCGGGCAACCGCGTGGCGGCGCCGGACGCCGCCCGCCCGCTCAAGAAGTCCCTGCACAAGTCCTTCTCCATGCCGCCTTCCTACGACAACAATGCCACCGTGCCCGCCCGTCCCGCCCCTGCCGAGAACACCCGTGCGGCGCCGGCGCCGCCTTCTCTGCTGCCTCCTACGAcgccggccccggccccggccgccgcgaGGGCGACCAAGGCGGCGGGCGCCGTGCCCGCGGAGAAGCCCAGGTCCAAGGCCAGGAAGCCCGGCGCCGTGCTGCCGGTGGCGACGTTCGCGGCGCCAGAGGCGTTCGAGCCGGCGGGGAGCATCGCCGCGGCGCGGCGGGAGCATGCCGCGCAGGCGCAGGCGCAGCGCAAGTCGCGGATCGCGCACTACGGCCGCACCGCGTCCTTCTCCCGGGTGGAGGGCCGAGTCGGCGCCACCGCCACGGCCGAGCCGGCCGtcccagcctcccccaccaccgggCTCGACGAGAAGCGCTGTAGCTTCATCACGCCCTACTCTG ACCCCTTGTATGTGGCGTACCACGACGAGGAGTGGGGAGTGCCCGTGCACGACGACGA GTTGCTGTTCGAGATGCTCACACTGTCTGGCGTGCAAGTCGGGGCCGATTGGACTTCCATCCTCAAGAAAAGACACGTCTACAG GGAGGCGTTCTCCGGCTTCGACGTGGATGCGGTCGCCAAGTACACCGAGAAGCAGATGGCGTCGCTGAGCGCCGACTACGGGCTGGATTTGGGCACCGTCAGAGGAACCGTCAACAACGCCTGCCGGATTCTTGAG GTGCGGAGGGACTTTTGCTCGCTGGACAAGTACGTGTGGGCGTTCGTGAACAACAAGCCGCTGTCGCCGAGCTACAAGTACAGCCGGAAGATCCCGGTGAAGACGTCCAAGTCGGAGTCCATCAGCAAGGACATGGTCCGGCGCGGCTTCCGCTTCGTCGGCCCCACTGTCATCCACTCCTTCATGGAGGCGGTCGGGCTCACCAACGACCACCTCGTCTCGTGCCCGCGCCACCGCGTCTGCTCCGCCGCCGCCCGCGTAAATAACTGA